Proteins encoded together in one Janthinobacterium tructae window:
- a CDS encoding DUF4124 domain-containing protein produces the protein MTKHYRMALMAGLLGAAAQAHGQLYVCADAQGHKTYTDKRAGAHCQLLDLPGAMTEPPRKTAPLAGAPARPATQAVATAVPAAGAFPKVDGAEQRARDLDRRQILQDELRSEEQKLAAQRLEFNEGQPERQGNERNYAKYQERAAQLKENINRTQQNVEALKREIANIR, from the coding sequence TTGACCAAGCATTACAGAATGGCGCTGATGGCAGGATTGCTGGGCGCGGCGGCACAGGCGCACGGGCAGCTGTATGTGTGCGCCGATGCGCAAGGACACAAGACGTACACGGACAAGCGGGCTGGCGCGCATTGCCAGCTGCTCGATTTACCGGGCGCCATGACGGAGCCGCCACGCAAGACGGCGCCGCTGGCCGGTGCGCCTGCGCGGCCCGCCACGCAGGCGGTGGCCACGGCGGTGCCTGCCGCTGGCGCGTTTCCCAAGGTCGATGGCGCCGAGCAACGGGCGCGCGACCTGGACCGGCGCCAGATCCTGCAGGACGAATTGCGCAGCGAAGAGCAGAAACTGGCGGCCCAGCGCCTGGAGTTCAACGAGGGCCAGCCTGAACGCCAGGGCAATGAACGCAACTATGCCAAGTATCAGGAAAGAGCGGCGCAGTTGAAAGAGAATATCAACCGGACCCAGCAGAACGTCGAGGCCCTGAAACGCGAGATTGCGAATATTCGGTAA
- the glnL gene encoding nitrogen regulation protein NR(II) — MTIDNHSSRPAHLAGLDLLASAVILLDGDGRISYANAAAENLLESSLKALSRQKLTALFLNPEELAGICAQALEHKFSDLRQDLSLERLGREPLRVHSIVSALDAPRDGVLIELRENVQQLKLDREERILDQSQVNKELIRNLAHEIKNPLGGIRGAAQLLELELPALHLSELREYTQVIIKEADRLQTLVDRLLAPHRRPHIVGDVNIHEVCERVRSLILAEFPSGLTISRDYDASIPEFRGDKEQLIQTVLNIAHNAAQALAERIEAGDAELIFKTRVARQVTLAKVRYNLALDLHIIDNGPGIAPQIRDRIFYPLVSGRDGGSGLGLTLAQTFVQQHLGVIECESRPGYTDFRIVLPLP, encoded by the coding sequence ATGACAATAGACAACCATTCCAGCCGTCCCGCCCACCTGGCCGGTCTTGATTTGCTCGCTTCGGCCGTGATCCTGCTCGACGGCGACGGCCGCATCAGCTATGCCAACGCGGCGGCGGAAAACCTGCTGGAAAGCTCATTGAAGGCCCTGTCGCGGCAAAAGCTGACGGCGCTGTTCCTCAACCCCGAGGAGCTGGCCGGGATTTGCGCGCAGGCGCTGGAACACAAGTTTTCCGATTTGCGCCAGGACCTGAGCCTGGAACGCCTGGGGCGCGAGCCGCTGCGCGTGCACAGCATCGTCAGCGCGCTCGACGCGCCACGCGACGGCGTGCTGATCGAGCTGCGCGAAAACGTGCAGCAATTAAAACTCGACCGCGAGGAGCGCATCCTCGATCAGAGCCAGGTCAACAAGGAGCTGATCCGCAACCTGGCACATGAAATCAAGAACCCGCTGGGCGGCATCCGCGGCGCGGCGCAGCTGCTGGAGCTGGAACTGCCGGCCCTGCACCTGAGCGAGCTGCGCGAATACACGCAAGTCATCATCAAGGAAGCGGATCGCCTGCAAACCCTGGTCGACCGCCTGCTGGCGCCGCACCGCCGCCCGCACATCGTGGGCGACGTGAATATCCACGAAGTGTGCGAGCGCGTGCGCAGCCTGATCCTGGCCGAGTTTCCCAGCGGCCTGACCATTTCGCGCGATTATGATGCGTCGATTCCCGAGTTTCGCGGCGACAAGGAGCAATTGATACAGACCGTGCTCAACATCGCGCACAACGCGGCGCAGGCGCTGGCCGAGCGCATCGAAGCGGGCGATGCGGAGCTGATTTTCAAGACGCGCGTGGCGCGCCAGGTGACCTTGGCCAAGGTCCGCTACAACCTGGCATTAGACTTGCATATCATTGACAATGGACCGGGCATCGCACCCCAGATCCGTGACCGGATTTTCTACCCGCTGGTGTCGGGCAGGGATGGCGGCAGCGGGCTGGGACTGACCTTGGCGCAAACCTTCGTGCAACAGCACCTGGGTGTGATCGAGTGCGAAAGCCGGCCTGGATACACCGATTTCAGGATCGTTCTCCCCTTGCCATAA
- the glnA gene encoding type I glutamate--ammonia ligase produces MAMTAAEVLKMVEENEVKFVDFRFADTRGKEQHVTVPVSHFDMDKFESGHAFDGSSIAGWKGIEASDMILLPDPNTANIDPFMEETTLFMQCDVIEPSDGKGYDRDPRSIAKRAEAYLKSSGMGDTAYFGPEPEFFIFDSVRWKIDMSGCFVKIGSDEGSWSTGKDIEGGNSGHRPTVKGGYFPVPPVDSFQDMRSEMCLILESLGIPVEVHHHEVAGAGQNEIGTRFSTLVERADWTQNLKYVVWNVAHSYGKTATFMPKPIVGDNGSGMHVHQSVWKDGKNLFAGDGYAGLSDFALYYIGGIIKHAKALNAITNPGTNSYKRLVPGYEAPVKLAYSAKNRSASIRIPHVANPKGRRVEARFPDPLANPYLCFAALLMAGLDGVANKIHPGEAASKDLYHLPPEEDALIPTVCASLEEALEALDKDREFLTRGGVFSDSMIDAYLELKMQDVQRMRMTTHPAEFDMYYSL; encoded by the coding sequence ATGGCAATGACAGCCGCAGAAGTCTTGAAGATGGTAGAAGAAAACGAAGTCAAATTCGTTGATTTCCGCTTTGCTGATACCCGTGGCAAAGAGCAGCACGTGACGGTTCCCGTGTCGCACTTCGACATGGACAAATTCGAGTCGGGCCACGCCTTTGACGGTTCTTCGATCGCTGGCTGGAAAGGCATCGAAGCGTCCGACATGATCTTGCTGCCGGATCCAAACACGGCCAATATCGACCCGTTCATGGAAGAAACGACCCTGTTCATGCAGTGCGACGTGATCGAACCGTCGGACGGCAAGGGCTATGACCGCGACCCGCGCTCGATCGCGAAACGCGCCGAAGCCTACCTGAAATCGTCGGGCATGGGCGACACCGCCTACTTCGGCCCTGAGCCAGAATTCTTCATCTTCGACAGCGTGCGCTGGAAGATCGACATGTCGGGCTGCTTCGTCAAGATCGGTTCGGACGAAGGTTCGTGGTCGACCGGCAAGGACATCGAAGGCGGCAACAGCGGCCACCGTCCTACCGTCAAGGGCGGCTACTTCCCAGTGCCACCAGTAGACAGCTTCCAGGACATGCGTTCGGAAATGTGCCTGATCCTGGAGTCCTTGGGCATCCCGGTTGAGGTACATCATCACGAAGTCGCTGGCGCAGGCCAGAATGAAATCGGTACCCGCTTCTCGACCCTGGTCGAGCGCGCCGACTGGACGCAAAACCTGAAATACGTGGTGTGGAACGTGGCGCACAGCTATGGCAAGACCGCCACCTTCATGCCGAAACCTATCGTTGGCGACAACGGTTCGGGCATGCACGTGCATCAATCCGTATGGAAAGATGGCAAAAACCTGTTCGCTGGCGACGGCTATGCCGGCCTGTCCGATTTCGCCCTGTACTACATCGGCGGCATCATCAAGCACGCCAAGGCACTGAACGCGATCACCAATCCGGGCACCAACTCGTACAAGCGTCTGGTACCAGGCTACGAAGCTCCAGTGAAACTGGCGTACTCGGCGAAAAACCGTTCCGCCTCGATCCGTATTCCGCACGTGGCCAATCCAAAAGGCCGCCGCGTGGAAGCGCGCTTCCCGGATCCACTGGCGAACCCGTACCTGTGCTTCGCCGCACTGCTGATGGCTGGCCTGGACGGCGTTGCCAACAAGATCCATCCGGGCGAAGCCGCCTCGAAAGATCTGTACCATCTGCCGCCAGAAGAAGACGCGCTGATCCCGACCGTGTGCGCTTCGCTGGAAGAAGCACTGGAAGCCCTGGACAAGGACCGCGAGTTCCTGACCCGTGGCGGCGTGTTCAGCGATTCCATGATCGACGCTTACCTGGAACTGAAAATGCAGGACGTGCAGCGCATGCGCATGACCACGCATCCTGCCGAGTTCGACATGTACTACTCGCTGTAA